The Candidatus Dependentiae bacterium genome includes the window TTTGTAAGCGTGCAGTTATGAACAACAAAATGGACTTAGTGCAAGCAGAAGCAATTAACGAGCTCATACACGCAAATACTCAGATGGCCCTCAAGCAATCGCTTGCACAAGTTGAAGGAAGTTTTTCACAATGGATTGTAGAAATTGAACAAGACCTTCTCAAAGCTCTTGCATTCTGCCAAGCAAGCTTTGAATTTATTGATGAAGAAGATATGGAATTTGGCGATGCAATCAAAAACATCATAACCAACAGATGCAAAACAATTGAACAGTTAAAAATAACATTTGACCAACAACAACGCATCCGCCAAGGAATCCGTATCGCCATTATCGGTTCGGTTAATGCAGGGAAATCTTCATTATTTAATGCATTATTACAAAAAGACCGTGCAATTGTCACTCACATCGCCGGCACAACACGAGATGTTATTGAAGCAGGCATGTATAAACAACAAAATTATTGGACATTGATCGATACTGCAGGCTTACGCAATACTGATGATATTATTGAACAAAAAGGAATCGAGCGGTCACTCAAAGAAGCACATCTTGCTGATATTATTTTATTAGTAGTTGATAGCTCTCGCCAAATGAACGTACAAGAAAAAGAGGTTTATCAAGAGATAGCAGAACAACATCCTGATAAAATCATTACCATCTTTAATAAATCTGACTTACCTAAAAAAACAGACTTTCAATCTGCTCAAGCTATTACTATTACAACGCATGGCACACAAGAAAATATCGACAAAGTAGAATCTGCTATCGAACAAAAAATTGAACTTTTACTCAGCGCAATTGAATCACCCTTCCTACTTAACAAAAGGCAATTCAATCTCTTGCTCGCACTTGAACAAAAACTAAAAAATACATTACCATTATTTGGCGATAATATTGCCTACGAATTGGTATCCATTCATTTACAAGACGCAATCTCTGACCTAAGCGAACTGA containing:
- the mnmE gene encoding tRNA uridine-5-carboxymethylaminomethyl(34) synthesis GTPase MnmE, translating into MIQSPELQTIIAQCTPRGSGAIALLRLSGPHALDIATRLSRLPNKKLINEVPTHTIHAGHVIDQNNNAIDYAMFLVMHGPRTFTGENVVEITTHNNQFIIQDIIEIAIKHGARLAREGEFCKRAVMNNKMDLVQAEAINELIHANTQMALKQSLAQVEGSFSQWIVEIEQDLLKALAFCQASFEFIDEEDMEFGDAIKNIITNRCKTIEQLKITFDQQQRIRQGIRIAIIGSVNAGKSSLFNALLQKDRAIVTHIAGTTRDVIEAGMYKQQNYWTLIDTAGLRNTDDIIEQKGIERSLKEAHLADIILLVVDSSRQMNVQEKEVYQEIAEQHPDKIITIFNKSDLPKKTDFQSAQAITITTHGTQENIDKVESAIEQKIELLLSAIESPFLLNKRQFNLLLALEQKLKNTLPLFGDNIAYELVSIHLQDAISDLSELTGKTISESAMDKVFREFCVGK